One segment of Chrysiogenes arsenatis DSM 11915 DNA contains the following:
- a CDS encoding Rop family plasmid primer RNA-binding protein, which translates to MTKQEKTALNMARFIRSQTLTLLEKLNEL; encoded by the coding sequence GTGACCAAACAGGAAAAAACCGCCCTTAACATGGCCCGCTTTATCAGAAGCCAGACATTAACGCTTCTGGAGAAACTCAACGAGCTG
- a CDS encoding MotE family protein, with protein sequence MTKPFHFHSLFFMLLLLSPLMAQDAPPTAFGSGYQSEINIDKAMEGIRIREQELNEREARLSEREAQLQALQQRLNGQINTLDGVRARIEELLGTVEEKQQEKLAQVAKIYEAMKPKDAASVVAEMSPEEVASIFSAMNPRRVGAILDALGKVNPVHAAKISFVMKNIPGLDEVKDAL encoded by the coding sequence ATGACAAAACCATTTCATTTTCATTCTCTCTTTTTTATGCTCCTTCTGCTCTCTCCATTGATGGCGCAAGACGCGCCGCCGACGGCGTTTGGGAGTGGTTACCAGAGCGAGATCAACATCGACAAAGCGATGGAAGGGATTCGCATTCGTGAGCAGGAGTTGAATGAACGTGAAGCACGTTTGAGTGAACGCGAAGCGCAATTACAGGCCTTGCAGCAGCGGCTGAACGGGCAGATTAACACCCTTGATGGCGTTCGCGCGCGCATCGAAGAATTGCTGGGAACGGTTGAAGAGAAGCAACAGGAAAAACTGGCGCAGGTGGCGAAAATCTACGAAGCGATGAAGCCCAAAGATGCGGCCAGTGTGGTGGCGGAAATGTCACCAGAAGAGGTGGCGTCGATTTTTAGCGCCATGAACCCGCGTCGCGTGGGCGCTATTCTGGATGCTTTGGGCAAAGTCAACCCGGTTCACGCGGCCAAAATCAGCTTTGTGATGAAAAATATCCCCGGACTGGACGAAGTGAAAGACGCGCTGTAA
- the metK gene encoding methionine adenosyltransferase — protein MSFRLFTSESVTEGHPDKISDQISDAVLDAIFAKDPEGRVACETMVTTGLAIVAGEITTTCYVDIPEIVRETIREIGYTRAKYGFDYETCGVMNTINKQSPDIAMGVDTGGAGDQGMMFGFAIRETEELMPLPITLAHKLTKQLSAVRKSGLLSYLRPDGKAQVTVAYENDTPKYIDTVVVSSQHSESVTQDIIRNDIIKHVIRPVIPEELWDEAKIKFHINPTGKFIVGGPMGDCGLTGRKIIVDTYGGMGRHGGGAFSGKDPSKVDRSAAYAARWVAKNILAAGYADKCEVQLAYAIGVAQPVSIYVDTYGTGKAPDERIAQAVMEVFDLTPRGIITALDLKRPIYRQTAAYGHFGRSEFSWEQCNRASDLQTALR, from the coding sequence ATGAGTTTTCGCCTCTTTACCTCGGAATCGGTGACCGAAGGGCATCCCGATAAAATATCCGATCAGATTTCTGATGCTGTCCTTGATGCTATTTTTGCCAAAGATCCTGAAGGGCGCGTGGCCTGCGAAACTATGGTTACGACCGGGCTCGCTATTGTGGCGGGAGAAATTACGACCACATGCTATGTTGATATTCCTGAGATCGTCCGCGAAACTATCCGTGAAATCGGCTATACGCGCGCTAAATATGGTTTTGACTATGAAACATGCGGTGTCATGAACACGATCAATAAGCAGTCGCCTGATATCGCGATGGGTGTTGACACCGGTGGCGCTGGCGACCAAGGGATGATGTTTGGCTTTGCGATTCGTGAAACCGAAGAGCTGATGCCGCTACCTATTACCTTAGCGCATAAGCTTACGAAACAACTTTCGGCGGTGCGCAAAAGTGGTCTGCTCAGCTACTTGCGCCCTGACGGCAAAGCCCAAGTTACCGTTGCGTATGAAAACGATACGCCGAAGTACATCGACACGGTTGTTGTCTCTTCGCAGCATTCCGAATCGGTAACGCAGGATATTATTCGCAATGACATCATCAAGCATGTGATTCGTCCAGTGATTCCGGAAGAACTTTGGGATGAAGCAAAGATTAAGTTTCATATCAACCCAACCGGAAAGTTCATTGTTGGTGGCCCAATGGGCGATTGCGGCTTAACTGGGCGCAAGATCATCGTCGATACCTACGGCGGCATGGGTCGTCACGGTGGCGGTGCTTTCAGTGGCAAAGATCCTTCAAAAGTCGACCGCTCAGCAGCCTATGCGGCACGGTGGGTGGCCAAGAACATTCTAGCAGCGGGCTATGCCGATAAGTGCGAAGTGCAACTGGCGTATGCTATTGGCGTTGCGCAGCCCGTATCCATTTACGTGGACACGTATGGGACGGGGAAGGCGCCTGACGAAAGAATCGCTCAAGCGGTTATGGAGGTCTTCGATCTCACCCCGCGTGGCATCATCACAGCGCTCGACCTGAAACGGCCAATCTATCGTCAAACGGCAGCGTATGGACACTTTGGCCGCTCCGAATTCAGTTGGGAACAGTGTAATCGCGCCAGCGATCTGCAAACGGCGCTTCGATAA
- a CDS encoding tetratricopeptide repeat protein: protein MQIGTDRDVFARSLLELARDYKAAGLYDRAKESLQEYLGLIESLEAQVLLLEIHILLTDYEPAIECYKRIAKLSGESFQLEIALFYYLLYQRTKERSHLKAGLKHHQENFFINLEYARELAESPKKGAAYLDIALASPHLVGELIYPLLEDAYGGELGSSFVKDRYQKRLTLFPRESITLEHFAFYLYEIEEQQEAFTLLYEARGAGQTSTAVATTLARLYYRDGDFDKAASLLLECADSDNEYFECTSCGRRYQEHYLLCMECHTIGSVYERFIVPRRK from the coding sequence TTGCAAATCGGGACGGATCGCGATGTGTTTGCCCGCTCACTGCTGGAACTGGCGCGTGATTACAAGGCGGCTGGTTTGTATGATCGTGCCAAAGAATCACTGCAGGAATACCTTGGGTTGATCGAGTCATTGGAAGCGCAAGTGCTCTTGCTGGAAATCCATATCCTGCTCACCGATTACGAGCCGGCGATTGAGTGCTACAAGCGAATTGCGAAGCTAAGCGGCGAATCGTTTCAGCTTGAAATTGCCTTGTTCTATTACTTGCTTTATCAGCGCACCAAAGAACGTAGCCACCTGAAAGCTGGATTGAAGCACCATCAGGAGAATTTTTTCATCAATCTGGAGTATGCGCGCGAGTTGGCGGAATCGCCTAAAAAAGGGGCTGCGTACCTTGATATTGCGCTGGCTTCGCCTCATCTGGTCGGCGAACTGATTTACCCGCTCTTGGAAGATGCCTACGGGGGGGAGCTTGGTTCCTCTTTTGTGAAGGATCGCTACCAGAAACGGTTGACGCTGTTTCCGCGTGAGAGCATCACGCTGGAACATTTTGCATTTTACCTGTATGAGATTGAAGAGCAACAGGAAGCCTTTACGCTTTTGTACGAAGCGCGCGGGGCAGGACAAACCAGTACCGCCGTTGCCACCACGCTGGCAAGGCTCTATTACCGTGATGGAGACTTTGACAAAGCGGCCTCTCTCTTGCTAGAGTGCGCCGATTCTGACAATGAATACTTTGAGTGCACCAGTTGCGGGCGGCGCTATCAAGAGCATTATCTGCTCTGTATGGAGTGTCATACGATTGGTTCGGTGTACGAGCGTTTCATTGTTCCCCGTCGAAAATGA
- the ndk gene encoding nucleoside-diphosphate kinase produces MSRTFGMIKPDAVERGLTGKILARIEEAGFKIVGLKKMKLSLEDAQKFYAVHSARPFFGELTEFMSRSAIVAVVLEADNAFTKWRDLMGATNPAQADAGTIRKEFALSIGENSVHGSDSEENAAIEIAFFFNQFELV; encoded by the coding sequence ATGAGCAGAACGTTTGGAATGATTAAGCCTGATGCGGTTGAGCGCGGACTCACCGGCAAAATCCTCGCGCGTATTGAAGAAGCGGGATTCAAGATTGTCGGTTTGAAAAAAATGAAACTGTCACTCGAAGACGCGCAGAAGTTTTATGCGGTGCACAGCGCCCGCCCATTCTTCGGCGAACTGACCGAGTTTATGAGCCGGAGCGCTATCGTTGCCGTAGTACTGGAAGCAGACAATGCGTTCACTAAATGGCGCGACCTGATGGGCGCAACCAACCCTGCTCAAGCAGATGCGGGTACGATTCGCAAAGAATTCGCGCTGAGCATTGGCGAAAATTCGGTTCACGGTTCTGACTCTGAAGAAAATGCAGCGATAGAAATTGCATTTTTCTTCAACCAATTCGAACTGGTATAA